One genomic segment of Helianthus annuus cultivar XRQ/B chromosome 14, HanXRQr2.0-SUNRISE, whole genome shotgun sequence includes these proteins:
- the LOC110904899 gene encoding CTD nuclear envelope phosphatase 1 homolog, which produces MHTNAQNKPIHTHTPFNRKRLISYCICVLFLWTVMAEIGQASTEVYAPTTSFQVWRTLLNWLTFFFQIFVQIVKGTPSVLINYSSTASFKPLPVVEFPDSSTEPPNLATASVHIPADYDRLEKLTVVLDLDETLVCAYETSSLPDSIRKQATQAGLTWFELECVSSDKESDGKPKVNYVTVFERPGLHEFLSQLSKFADLVLFTAGLEGYAKPLVDRIDAENRISRRLYRPSTISTEYREHVKDLSFVSKDFCRIVIVDNNPFSFLLQPVNGIPCIPFSAGQPHDDQLLEVLLPLLKHLSEQRDVRPVLYERFHMPEWFQKHGIPASGFTR; this is translated from the exons ATGCATACAAATGCACAAAACAAacctatacatacacacacaccaTTCAATCGGAAGCGATTAATCAGTTACTGCATCTGTGTGTTGTTCCTGTGGACAGTTATGGCGGAGATTGGACAAGCATCCACTGAAGTTTACGCTCCGACGACGTCGTTTCAAGTATGGCGAACACTGTTGAACTGGTTGACCTTTTTCTTCCAGATCTTCGTTCAGATCGTTAAAGGTACTCCTTCCGTGTTGATCAATTATTCTTCCACGGCGTCGTTTAAGCCTTTGCCTGTCGTCGAATTTCCTGATTCTTCAACGGAACCGCCAAATCTCGCTACCGCTTCCGTTCATATTCCGGCGGATTATGATCGTTTGGAAAAGCTTACG GTGGTTCTTGATTTGGATGAAACGCTGGTATGTGCCTATGAGACATCTAGTTTGCCTGACAGTATTCGCAAACAAGCTACACAGGCTGGATTGACATGGTTTGAGTTAGAATGTGTATCTTCAGACAAA GAATCTGATGGGAAACCCAAGGTGAACTATGTGACGGTATTTGAACGTCCTGGATTGCATGAATTTCTTAGTCAACTTAGCAAGTTTGCTGATCTTGTGCTATTTACTGCAGGCCTTGAAG GATATGCTAAACCACTTGTTGATAGAATAGATGCTGAAAACAGAATCAGTCGAAGGCTTTATCGGCCCTCGACAATTTCCAC GGAATATCGGGAACACGTGAAGGACCTTTCGTTTGTCTCAAAAGATTTTTGCAGAATTGTCATTGTTGACAACAATCCATTCAGTTTCTTATTGCAGCCGGTAAACGGCATCCCGTGCATACCGTTTTCTGCTGGACAACCACATGATGATCAG CTTCTCGAGGTTCTACTTCCCCTTTTGAAGCACCTTTCTGAGCAGAGGGACGTTAGGCCCGTGTTATATGAAAGATTCCACATGCCAGAATGGTTTCAAAAACATGGAATCCCTGCCTCTGGCTTTACACGGTAG